Proteins encoded by one window of Polaribacter haliotis:
- the ftsA gene encoding cell division protein FtsA has product MENNKIAVGLDIGTTKIVAMIGRKNEYDKIEVVGIGKAKSLGVKRGVVSNITQTIQSIQQAVDEAESVSGVKIEDVVVGIAGQHIRSLHHSDYITRNNADEVIDETDIENLVNQVHKLVMLPGEEIIHVLPQEFKVDSQADIKEPIGMYGGRLEANFHVVVGQVSSIRNIGRCVKSSGLGLSDITLEPLASADAVLSQEEKEAGVALIDIGGGTTDLAIFKDGIIRHTAVIPFGGNVITDDIKEGCSIIEKQAELLKIKFGSAWPGENKETEIVSIPGLRGREPKEITLKNLSKIIHARVQEIIEHVYLEIKNYGHETQKGKLIAGIVLTGGGSQVKHLRQLVEYITGMDARIGFPNEHLAGDSDDLLSSPAYATAVGLLMEGLNRHTKEEEEIEEAIEQIMEVENVETSEEEKPPIVEEAPKPKKKKKKSFFEKFTEGLKDFLDNAE; this is encoded by the coding sequence ATGGAAAACAATAAAATAGCTGTTGGTTTAGACATTGGTACAACCAAAATTGTTGCCATGATTGGTCGTAAAAACGAATATGACAAAATTGAAGTTGTTGGTATTGGTAAAGCGAAAAGTTTAGGTGTAAAACGTGGAGTTGTAAGTAATATTACACAAACGATTCAATCGATACAACAAGCTGTAGACGAAGCAGAAAGTGTGTCTGGAGTTAAAATTGAAGATGTTGTGGTTGGTATTGCTGGGCAGCATATAAGAAGTTTACATCATTCAGATTATATCACGAGAAACAATGCAGACGAGGTTATAGACGAGACAGATATCGAGAATTTGGTGAATCAAGTTCATAAATTGGTGATGTTGCCTGGAGAAGAAATTATCCATGTATTGCCACAAGAATTTAAGGTAGATTCTCAAGCAGATATTAAAGAGCCAATAGGTATGTATGGAGGTCGTTTAGAAGCGAATTTTCATGTAGTTGTTGGGCAAGTTTCTTCCATTAGAAATATTGGACGTTGTGTAAAAAGTTCTGGTTTGGGTTTAAGTGATATCACTTTAGAACCTTTGGCTTCTGCAGATGCAGTTTTAAGTCAAGAAGAAAAAGAAGCTGGAGTTGCATTAATAGATATTGGAGGTGGAACTACAGATTTAGCAATTTTTAAAGACGGTATTATTCGTCATACAGCAGTAATTCCTTTCGGAGGAAATGTAATTACAGACGATATTAAAGAAGGTTGTTCAATTATAGAAAAACAAGCTGAATTATTGAAAATTAAGTTTGGTTCTGCTTGGCCAGGAGAAAACAAAGAAACAGAAATCGTTTCTATTCCAGGTTTAAGAGGAAGAGAACCAAAGGAAATTACGCTTAAAAATTTATCAAAAATTATACATGCTAGAGTTCAAGAAATAATTGAGCATGTGTATTTAGAAATAAAAAATTACGGACACGAAACCCAAAAAGGAAAATTAATTGCAGGAATCGTGTTAACTGGTGGAGGTTCTCAAGTAAAGCATTTACGTCAGTTAGTAGAATATATTACTGGAATGGATGCAAGAATTGGTTTTCCAAACGAACATTTGGCAGGAGATTCAGATGATTTATTGTCAAGCCCAGCTTATGCAACAGCAGTTGGTTTGTTAATGGAAGGTTTAAACAGACACACCAAAGAAGAGGAAGAAATAGAAGAAGCGATTGAACAAATTATGGAGGTTGAAAATGTTGAAACTTCGGAAGAAGAAAAACCACCAATTGTTGAAGAAGCACCAAAACCAAAAAAGAAAAAGAAGAAATCGTTTTTCGAAAAATTTACAGAAGGATTAAAAGATTTTTTGGATAACGCTGAATAA
- the murG gene encoding undecaprenyldiphospho-muramoylpentapeptide beta-N-acetylglucosaminyltransferase, which produces MKQSINILISGGGTGGHIYPAIAIANEIKLRYPEANILFVGAKDKMEMEKVPQAGYEIEGLWISGIQRKLTRKNASFPFKLIDSLWKARRIIRRFKPDIAIGTGGFASGPTLIMANRRKIPTLIQEQNSFPGITNRLLGKRVQKICVAYDNLERFFPGNKIIKTGNPVRQDLLTIHSKLQAATDFYQLDKSKKTLLVLGGSLGARKINQLVEDNLTFFEKQNIEVIWQCGKLYFDEYKKYNNHKNVQVHAFLNKMDLAYATADFIVSRAGASSVSELCIVGKPVIFIPSPNVAEDHQTKNAKFIVDKHAALMVKESELETFSVVFESLLKDIGKQQSLSENINELALPSATKDIVDEVEKLINPS; this is translated from the coding sequence ATGAAACAATCGATTAACATATTAATTTCTGGAGGTGGAACAGGTGGGCATATTTATCCTGCAATTGCGATTGCAAATGAGATAAAGTTACGTTATCCAGAGGCAAATATTTTATTTGTAGGAGCTAAAGATAAGATGGAAATGGAGAAAGTTCCACAAGCGGGTTATGAAATAGAAGGATTATGGATTTCTGGAATACAACGAAAATTAACAAGAAAAAATGCAAGTTTTCCTTTTAAACTGATTGATAGTTTGTGGAAAGCAAGAAGAATTATTAGAAGATTTAAACCAGATATTGCAATTGGAACTGGTGGTTTTGCAAGTGGGCCAACATTAATTATGGCAAACAGAAGAAAAATACCAACATTAATTCAAGAGCAAAACTCTTTTCCAGGAATTACAAATAGGTTATTGGGAAAAAGAGTTCAGAAAATATGTGTCGCATACGATAATTTAGAACGATTTTTTCCAGGAAATAAAATTATAAAAACAGGAAATCCAGTTAGACAAGATTTATTAACGATTCATTCCAAGTTACAAGCTGCAACCGATTTTTATCAATTGGATAAAAGTAAAAAAACATTATTGGTTTTAGGAGGAAGTTTAGGGGCACGTAAAATAAATCAGTTAGTAGAAGATAATTTAACTTTTTTTGAAAAGCAAAATATTGAAGTCATTTGGCAATGTGGAAAACTGTATTTCGATGAGTATAAAAAATACAACAATCATAAAAATGTACAAGTGCATGCTTTTTTAAACAAGATGGATTTAGCGTATGCAACTGCAGATTTTATAGTTTCAAGAGCTGGTGCAAGTTCTGTTTCGGAGTTGTGTATCGTTGGAAAACCTGTAATTTTTATTCCATCGCCAAATGTGGCTGAAGATCATCAAACAAAAAATGCAAAGTTTATTGTTGATAAACATGCTGCTTTAATGGTTAAAGAAAGTGAGTTAGAAACGTTTTCTGTAGTTTTCGAAAGCTTATTAAAAGACATTGGTAAACAACAAAGTTTATCAGAAAATATAAATGAATTGGCATTACCAAGTGCCACAAAAGATATTGTAGACGAGGTTGAAAAACTCATAAACCCATCTTAA
- a CDS encoding cell division protein FtsQ/DivIB has protein sequence MKFKRLLKYLLFVVLTICLTFLYSFSSERNERKKVSKIEVEFEAGDNNFLTHAMVNKLLIQNDTTVKNQAKSVIDLYKLENNVSKNPYVEKAAVFLSINGVLKSTIKQRTPIVRIITDNDSYYVDKQGVKVPLSSNYSARVLLVSGVKGEEDVKEILPLVRYILADNFLQKEIVGIQKSDMNEYEFSVRSGNYKIDFGKLSDVEVKFKKLKAFYNTTFKDKTIQDYKSINVKYHNQVVCTK, from the coding sequence ATGAAGTTTAAAAGGTTACTGAAATATCTATTATTTGTAGTGTTAACAATATGTTTAACTTTTTTATATAGTTTTTCTTCAGAGAGAAATGAGCGAAAAAAAGTATCTAAAATTGAAGTTGAATTTGAGGCTGGAGACAATAATTTTCTAACACATGCCATGGTTAATAAATTGTTAATACAAAATGACACGACTGTGAAAAACCAAGCAAAATCTGTAATAGATTTATACAAATTAGAGAATAACGTATCCAAAAATCCTTATGTGGAAAAAGCAGCAGTTTTTTTAAGCATAAATGGAGTGTTAAAGTCTACCATAAAACAACGTACACCAATTGTAAGAATTATTACAGATAATGATTCTTATTATGTTGATAAACAAGGGGTAAAAGTACCTTTGTCTAGTAATTATTCTGCAAGAGTATTACTTGTTTCTGGTGTTAAAGGCGAAGAAGATGTAAAAGAGATTTTGCCTTTGGTTCGCTATATTTTAGCAGATAATTTTCTGCAAAAAGAAATAGTCGGAATTCAAAAATCTGACATGAATGAGTACGAATTTTCCGTAAGAAGCGGCAATTATAAAATCGATTTTGGAAAATTAAGTGATGTTGAAGTGAAATTTAAGAAGTTAAAAGCATTTTACAACACGACATTTAAAGACAAAACGATTCAAGATTATAAAAGCATTAATGTAAAATATCACAACCAAGTTGTGTGCACAAAATAA
- a CDS encoding FtsW/RodA/SpoVE family cell cycle protein, with amino-acid sequence MKTIFQHIKGDKTIWAIVAALAIFSFMPVYSASTNLVYVVGNGSTLGHLAKHAALLIFGFLIIYGVHKIPYRYFSGGSVLMLPVVFVLLIFTLSQGTTIGGANASRWIRIGGIGFQTSTLAGLVLMVYVARYLAKNKEKEIKFKESLLQLWLPVSLLLILILPANFSTTAIIFFMILVVAFIGGYPLKYIGIIVGAGILALAFFVLIAKAFPDAMPNRVQTWQNRIENFSQEGGKDAYQVEKAKIAIVTGGTIGVGPGKSVQKNFLPQSSSDFIYAIIVEEYGLVGAILLVGVYFLLLFRIFIVLKKTTTIFGTLLVIGVGCPIVFQAAINMAVATNIFPVTGQTLPLISSGGTSIWMTCFALGMILSVSASKEETEEDILDDNPLDILHETLD; translated from the coding sequence ATGAAAACTATTTTTCAACATATAAAAGGAGATAAAACCATTTGGGCTATTGTAGCTGCTCTGGCTATATTTTCATTTATGCCTGTGTATAGCGCAAGTACAAACTTGGTGTATGTAGTTGGTAATGGATCTACTTTGGGTCATTTGGCAAAACACGCAGCTCTTTTAATTTTTGGTTTTTTAATTATTTATGGAGTTCATAAAATTCCTTATCGATATTTTTCAGGTGGTTCTGTGTTAATGTTACCAGTTGTATTTGTATTGCTGATTTTTACATTATCTCAAGGAACTACAATTGGAGGTGCTAATGCTAGTAGATGGATTCGTATTGGAGGAATTGGCTTTCAAACATCCACTTTAGCAGGATTGGTTTTAATGGTGTATGTAGCAAGATATTTAGCTAAAAATAAAGAAAAAGAAATAAAATTTAAAGAAAGTTTATTGCAATTATGGTTGCCAGTAAGTTTGTTGTTAATTTTAATATTACCAGCTAACTTTTCTACAACCGCAATTATCTTTTTTATGATATTGGTAGTCGCTTTTATTGGAGGTTATCCATTAAAATATATTGGAATTATTGTTGGAGCAGGAATTTTAGCACTTGCTTTTTTTGTGTTAATAGCCAAAGCGTTTCCAGATGCAATGCCAAATAGAGTGCAGACATGGCAAAATAGAATCGAAAATTTTTCACAAGAAGGAGGTAAAGATGCTTATCAAGTTGAAAAAGCCAAAATTGCGATTGTAACAGGAGGTACAATTGGTGTTGGTCCAGGTAAAAGTGTTCAGAAAAACTTTTTACCACAATCTTCATCCGATTTTATTTATGCAATAATTGTTGAAGAATATGGTTTGGTTGGAGCTATTTTATTAGTAGGAGTTTATTTTTTATTACTCTTCAGAATATTTATAGTTTTAAAAAAAACAACTACCATTTTTGGAACTTTATTAGTAATTGGAGTGGGTTGTCCTATTGTTTTTCAAGCGGCAATTAATATGGCAGTTGCCACAAATATATTTCCAGTTACAGGACAAACTTTACCACTAATTAGTAGTGGAGGAACTTCTATTTGGATGACGTGTTTTGCGTTAGGAATGATTTTAAGTGTAAGCGCTTCCAAAGAGGAAACAGAAGAAGATATTTTAGATGATAATCCTTTAGATATTTTACATGAAACACTGGACTAA
- a CDS encoding UDP-N-acetylmuramoyl-L-alanyl-D-glutamate--2,6-diaminopimelate ligase, with translation MKNLKDILYKVSINQVFGDTNIAIKSLVFDSRKVEENDVFIAQKGVSVDGHLFIDKAISLGAIVIICEDFPADKKERITYIQVADANEALAIMSSNFYDNPSANIQLVGVTGTNGKTTVASLLYQLFKKAGYKVGLLSTVKVLVDEVEFKATHTTPDSVTINSYLDQMIDAGVEFCFMEVSSHGIHQKRTAGLTFSGGIFTNLSHDHLDYHETFVEYRDVKKLFFDALPKSAFALTNIDDKNGDFMLQNTKAKKVTYALKTLADFKSKVLEKQLSGTLISVDNTEVWTKLIGVFNIYNLTAIIATAELLGLEKLEVLTIISELESVSGRFQYIISEDGITAIVDYAHTPDALKNVLETINDIRTGNEKLYTVVGCGGDRDKTKRPKMAHIASQLSNQAIFTSDNPRTENPQTILDEMEAGVSPENYKKTITVLDRKQAIKTACKFSETGDIILIAGKGHENYQEIDGIRTHFDDLEEIEKCFNQLKKK, from the coding sequence CTGAAGAATTTAAAAGACATATTATATAAGGTTTCTATAAATCAAGTATTTGGTGATACAAATATTGCGATAAAAAGTCTTGTTTTCGATTCAAGAAAAGTTGAAGAAAATGATGTTTTTATTGCTCAAAAAGGAGTTTCTGTAGATGGGCATTTATTCATCGACAAAGCAATTTCTTTAGGTGCAATTGTAATTATTTGTGAAGATTTTCCTGCTGATAAAAAAGAGAGAATTACTTACATTCAAGTTGCAGATGCAAATGAAGCTTTGGCAATTATGTCTTCTAATTTTTATGATAATCCTTCAGCAAATATCCAATTAGTTGGAGTTACAGGCACAAATGGAAAAACAACAGTAGCATCACTTTTATATCAATTATTTAAAAAAGCGGGTTACAAAGTTGGTTTGCTTTCTACAGTAAAAGTTTTAGTAGATGAAGTTGAATTTAAGGCAACACATACTACTCCAGATTCTGTTACGATAAATAGTTATCTAGATCAAATGATTGATGCTGGTGTAGAATTCTGTTTTATGGAAGTAAGTTCTCATGGAATTCATCAAAAAAGAACAGCTGGCTTAACTTTTTCAGGAGGAATTTTTACAAATCTTTCACACGATCATTTAGATTATCACGAAACTTTTGTGGAATACAGAGATGTAAAAAAATTATTTTTTGATGCTTTACCAAAATCAGCTTTTGCATTAACAAATATCGATGATAAAAATGGTGATTTTATGTTGCAAAACACCAAAGCAAAAAAAGTAACCTATGCTTTAAAAACTTTGGCAGATTTTAAATCGAAAGTTTTAGAAAAGCAACTTTCCGGAACTTTAATATCTGTAGATAATACAGAAGTTTGGACAAAGTTAATAGGTGTTTTTAACATCTACAACCTAACTGCAATTATTGCAACTGCAGAATTATTAGGCTTAGAGAAATTAGAAGTATTAACGATAATTAGTGAGCTAGAAAGCGTAAGTGGACGTTTTCAATACATTATTTCTGAAGATGGAATTACTGCAATTGTAGATTATGCACATACTCCAGATGCATTAAAAAATGTATTAGAAACCATTAACGATATTAGAACTGGAAACGAAAAATTATATACAGTTGTAGGTTGTGGAGGAGATAGAGATAAAACGAAGAGACCAAAAATGGCACACATTGCTTCGCAATTAAGCAATCAGGCAATTTTTACTTCGGATAATCCAAGAACAGAAAACCCACAAACGATTTTAGATGAGATGGAAGCTGGGGTTTCGCCAGAAAACTATAAAAAAACAATTACGGTTTTAGATAGAAAACAAGCCATAAAAACAGCTTGTAAGTTTTCTGAAACTGGAGATATTATTTTGATTGCAGGAAAAGGACATGAAAATTATCAAGAAATAGATGGTATTCGAACTCATTTTGATGATTTAGAGGAAATAGAAAAATGTTTCAATCAACTAAAAAAGAAATAG
- the murD gene encoding UDP-N-acetylmuramoyl-L-alanine--D-glutamate ligase, whose product MKRLVILGGGESGVGTAILGKQKGFDVFVSDKGEISKKYKEVLLHHKIDFEEKNHTESKILNAAVVMKSPGIPDKVELILKLKEKSIPVISEIEFATEFTDATIIGITGSNGKTTTTLLTHHILKNGGLNVGVAGNIGDSFAQQVAEKSYENYVLELSSFQLDGIEEFRPHIAIITNITPDHLDRYEYDFNKYINSKFRITKNQKATDYLIYDADDEAINNWLSKNKTEAILVPFSLEKELEYGAFIKNNNIIINLNKDKINMPTSALTLKGKHNTKNAMAAAMAAQLLKVRKQTIKESLEDFEGAEHRLENVAKVYGVEYINDSKATNINATFYALECMDKQTVWIVGGVDKGNDYNDLLPLVREKVKAIVCLGLDNEKIIQTFGNVVDIVVETAGAEEAVKVAHKLSEKGDAVLLSPACASFDLFENYEDRGRQFKKAVRSL is encoded by the coding sequence ATGAAAAGATTGGTAATTCTTGGTGGAGGAGAAAGTGGCGTTGGAACCGCAATCTTAGGGAAGCAAAAAGGATTTGATGTTTTTGTATCTGATAAAGGTGAAATATCAAAAAAATATAAAGAAGTTCTTTTACATCATAAAATAGATTTTGAAGAAAAAAATCATACAGAAAGCAAGATTTTAAATGCGGCTGTTGTGATGAAAAGTCCTGGGATTCCAGATAAAGTTGAATTGATTTTAAAATTGAAAGAAAAATCAATTCCAGTAATTTCTGAAATTGAATTTGCAACTGAATTTACAGATGCTACAATTATTGGAATTACTGGTTCAAATGGAAAAACAACAACAACATTGTTAACGCATCATATTTTAAAAAATGGAGGTTTAAATGTTGGAGTAGCAGGAAATATTGGAGATAGTTTTGCGCAGCAAGTTGCAGAAAAGTCTTACGAAAACTACGTTTTAGAGTTAAGTAGTTTTCAGTTAGATGGAATTGAGGAATTCCGTCCACATATTGCCATAATTACGAACATTACACCAGATCATTTAGACAGGTATGAGTACGATTTTAATAAATATATCAATTCAAAATTTAGAATAACTAAAAATCAAAAAGCAACCGATTATTTAATTTACGATGCAGATGACGAAGCAATAAATAATTGGTTATCAAAAAATAAAACAGAAGCAATATTAGTTCCGTTTTCACTCGAAAAGGAGTTGGAATATGGGGCGTTTATAAAAAACAACAATATAATTATCAACCTTAACAAAGATAAAATTAACATGCCAACATCAGCTTTAACACTCAAAGGGAAACACAATACAAAAAATGCTATGGCTGCTGCTATGGCTGCACAATTATTAAAAGTAAGAAAGCAAACCATTAAGGAAAGCTTAGAAGATTTTGAGGGCGCAGAACATCGTTTAGAAAACGTTGCAAAAGTCTATGGAGTAGAATATATAAACGATTCTAAAGCAACAAATATTAACGCAACTTTTTATGCGTTAGAATGTATGGATAAGCAAACAGTTTGGATTGTTGGAGGTGTAGATAAAGGAAATGATTATAATGATTTATTGCCATTAGTAAGAGAAAAAGTAAAGGCAATTGTGTGTTTAGGATTGGATAATGAGAAAATAATTCAAACGTTTGGCAACGTGGTTGATATTGTTGTAGAAACTGCAGGTGCAGAGGAAGCAGTTAAGGTGGCTCATAAATTATCAGAAAAAGGAGATGCAGTTTTATTATCTCCAGCATGTGCAAGTTTCGATTTATTCGAAAATTATGAAGATAGAGGTCGTCAATTTAAAAAGGCGGTTAGAAGTCTTTAG
- the murC gene encoding UDP-N-acetylmuramate--L-alanine ligase, producing the protein MSAIARFFAMNGKQVAGYDKTPSQITKDLGDLGVEIHFEDAVKNIPISFIDKKKTLVVYTPAVPKNHSELNYFKNNNFTILKRAEVLGLITETTFCLAAAGTHGKTTTSCILGHIMEEVKATSFLGGISENYNSNLILGEDKISVVEADEFDRSFLKLSPNIACVTSMDADHLDIYEKPEALTESFIEFANKVSDTLIVAKGLPLNGLTYAIEENADYKAFNLKIEEGKYVFDVQTPSEIINNIEFHLPGNHNVMNALAAFAMADVYGVSSTIIKQRLGSFKGVKRRFSYKIKSANFVLIDDYAHHPTEINAVENAVREMYPKEKILVVFQPHLFSRTRDFVDDFAVALSKFDEVLLLDIYPAREEPISGVTSNWLLEKIEGAHKKMTQKNNLVKDIKNSFANVVVMLGAGDIGVLVNEVTNELLKPQENEV; encoded by the coding sequence ATGAGTGCAATTGCACGTTTCTTCGCTATGAATGGAAAGCAAGTTGCTGGTTACGATAAAACGCCTTCTCAAATCACGAAAGATTTGGGAGATTTGGGTGTGGAAATTCATTTTGAAGATGCTGTAAAAAATATTCCTATTTCGTTTATAGATAAAAAGAAAACATTGGTTGTTTACACGCCAGCAGTTCCTAAAAATCATAGTGAATTAAATTATTTTAAGAATAATAATTTTACAATTTTAAAAAGAGCAGAAGTTTTAGGTTTAATAACTGAAACTACATTTTGCTTGGCAGCTGCAGGTACACATGGAAAAACAACTACTTCTTGTATTTTAGGACATATCATGGAGGAAGTAAAAGCAACTTCTTTTTTAGGTGGAATTTCAGAAAATTACAATTCGAATTTAATCTTAGGAGAAGATAAAATAAGTGTTGTAGAGGCAGATGAATTTGATAGGTCTTTCTTGAAATTGAGTCCCAATATTGCTTGCGTAACTTCTATGGATGCAGATCATTTAGATATTTACGAAAAACCAGAAGCCTTAACAGAATCGTTTATAGAGTTTGCAAATAAAGTTTCAGATACTTTAATTGTTGCAAAAGGATTGCCTTTAAACGGTTTGACTTATGCAATTGAAGAAAATGCAGATTACAAAGCCTTCAATTTAAAAATTGAAGAAGGAAAATATGTATTTGATGTACAAACACCATCAGAAATTATAAATAATATTGAATTCCATTTACCAGGAAATCATAATGTTATGAATGCTTTAGCTGCTTTTGCAATGGCAGATGTTTATGGAGTATCATCAACAATAATAAAACAACGATTAGGAAGTTTTAAAGGAGTAAAACGTAGGTTTTCGTATAAAATTAAATCAGCAAATTTTGTGTTGATAGACGATTATGCACACCATCCAACAGAGATAAATGCAGTAGAAAATGCTGTGAGAGAAATGTATCCGAAAGAAAAAATTTTGGTCGTTTTTCAACCACATTTATTTTCAAGAACGAGAGATTTTGTGGACGATTTTGCTGTTGCTTTATCAAAATTTGATGAAGTATTGCTGTTAGATATTTATCCAGCAAGAGAAGAACCAATTTCGGGAGTTACTTCCAATTGGCTGTTAGAAAAAATTGAAGGCGCGCATAAAAAAATGACTCAAAAAAATAATTTAGTAAAAGATATTAAAAATTCATTTGCAAATGTAGTGGTTATGTTAGGTGCAGGCGATATTGGAGTGTTGGTAAATGAAGTAACAAACGAACTTTTAAAACCCCAAGAAAATGAAGTTTAA
- the mraY gene encoding phospho-N-acetylmuramoyl-pentapeptide-transferase encodes MLYNLFEYLESQFNFPGASLFQFITFRATAAFLLSLLISAIYGKRIINYLSKQQVGESIRDLGLEGQVQKAGTPTMGGLIIIFATLIPALLLAKLDNIYVNILIITTVWMGLIGFLDDYIKVFKKDKGGLSGKFKVLGQVGLGIIVGSMLYFNDDVVIKEQLPVEQQIVQKNGRVKVFGEAHKSTKTTVPFFKNNELDYSKALSFLGEGYEKYGWIVFIFIVVFIVTGISNGANLTDGIDGLAAGSSAIMVVTLAVFAWVSGNIVFADYLDVMYIPNSGEMTVFILAFAGALIGFLWYNTYPAQVFMGDTGSLTIGGIIAVIAISIRKELLLPILAGIFVVENLSVIMQVSWFKYTRKKFGEGRRIFRMSPLHHHYQKLSYHESKIVVRFWIVGIMLAALTIVTLKLR; translated from the coding sequence ATGCTGTATAATTTATTCGAATATTTAGAAAGTCAATTTAATTTTCCTGGAGCAAGTTTGTTTCAGTTTATAACATTTAGGGCTACAGCTGCTTTTCTATTATCGCTATTAATTAGTGCGATTTATGGAAAAAGAATAATCAATTATTTAAGCAAGCAACAAGTTGGAGAATCTATTAGAGATTTAGGTTTAGAAGGTCAGGTGCAAAAAGCTGGAACACCAACAATGGGTGGTTTAATTATCATTTTTGCAACTTTAATACCAGCGCTTTTATTGGCGAAACTCGATAATATTTATGTAAATATCTTAATAATTACCACAGTTTGGATGGGGTTAATCGGTTTTTTAGACGATTATATAAAAGTATTCAAAAAAGACAAAGGAGGTTTAAGTGGTAAGTTTAAGGTTTTAGGGCAAGTTGGTTTGGGAATTATAGTGGGTTCTATGCTTTATTTTAATGATGATGTAGTTATAAAAGAGCAATTACCAGTAGAGCAACAAATTGTTCAAAAAAATGGAAGAGTAAAAGTTTTTGGAGAAGCACATAAATCAACAAAAACAACAGTTCCTTTTTTCAAAAATAACGAATTAGATTATTCAAAAGCATTAAGTTTTTTAGGAGAAGGTTACGAAAAATATGGGTGGATTGTTTTCATATTCATCGTAGTTTTTATTGTAACAGGAATTTCTAACGGAGCAAATTTAACTGACGGAATAGATGGTTTGGCAGCAGGTTCATCTGCAATTATGGTGGTTACACTCGCTGTTTTTGCTTGGGTTTCTGGAAATATTGTTTTTGCAGATTATTTAGATGTCATGTACATTCCGAATTCTGGAGAAATGACGGTTTTTATTCTTGCTTTTGCAGGAGCATTAATTGGTTTTCTTTGGTATAATACCTATCCAGCACAAGTTTTTATGGGAGATACTGGAAGTTTAACCATTGGTGGAATTATTGCTGTAATTGCGATATCCATTCGTAAAGAATTATTGCTTCCAATTTTAGCAGGAATTTTCGTGGTTGAAAACTTATCAGTAATCATGCAAGTTTCATGGTTTAAATACACTCGAAAGAAATTCGGCGAAGGAAGAAGAATTTTCAGAATGTCTCCATTGCATCATCATTATCAGAAATTAAGTTATCACGAAAGTAAAATTGTTGTTCGTTTTTGGATTGTAGGAATTATGCTTGCGGCACTAACAATAGTTACGTTGAAATTAAGATAA